The following coding sequences are from one Gemella haemolysans ATCC 10379 window:
- a CDS encoding DUF6792 domain-containing protein, with amino-acid sequence MLRFFHNPLLIAKLAEYDYLIKGNKKQSTAEYKIKRIIKDITGETFEDIEVYNSGLSIPKITKNGFQATAVYIPELKELLVIYRGSESEDISDWFYNYTGIVSGENTSQIDSACLFNRFLKRKIPDFDLCYKVAAGHSLGGHLAITVELLKKIYQRVYTFNTALPQLKQLRKYDKKYNKKLEEYFLEKDLEETNKLQEFTSNYYAKNAHHIYNFIRKNDFVQSLNMTVGTFHVGKTIEFPAIIKNFVAPEEFLTEEDTYELDKIFCDFYNRLLEKNITPDNVVENQKQVTDEFIGLLIEKIKNPIQQQISNFSYKKVIKTSNDVGITDSYRTFKAVYNYLLYLAHAGIIPDDVINCTDSKTATTLYEKLMCDVNKSNLKNLLKPLQEFYTLTKLIYTVTQANGLDDVGNWGEIAKAHDLPALYDVLGE; translated from the coding sequence ATGTTAAGATTTTTCCATAATCCTCTGCTTATAGCGAAATTAGCGGAGTATGATTATTTAATTAAAGGAAATAAGAAACAAAGTACAGCAGAATATAAAATAAAAAGAATTATAAAAGATATAACCGGAGAAACATTCGAAGATATTGAAGTATACAATAGTGGATTATCAATTCCAAAGATTACGAAAAATGGATTTCAAGCTACAGCAGTCTATATACCAGAACTTAAAGAACTTCTTGTTATTTATAGAGGTAGTGAGAGTGAAGATATTAGCGATTGGTTTTACAATTATACAGGAATAGTTTCAGGAGAAAACACTAGTCAGATAGACTCAGCATGTTTATTTAATAGATTTTTAAAAAGAAAGATTCCGGACTTTGATTTATGCTATAAAGTTGCAGCTGGACATTCACTTGGTGGTCATTTAGCTATTACCGTAGAATTACTTAAGAAAATATACCAGCGAGTTTATACATTCAATACAGCATTACCACAGCTAAAACAATTAAGAAAATATGATAAAAAATATAATAAAAAATTAGAAGAGTATTTTTTAGAAAAAGATTTAGAGGAGACTAATAAACTCCAAGAATTTACTTCTAATTATTATGCAAAAAATGCTCATCATATATATAATTTTATAAGAAAAAATGATTTTGTACAGTCGTTAAATATGACTGTAGGAACATTTCATGTAGGGAAGACTATAGAATTTCCAGCGATAATAAAAAATTTTGTTGCACCTGAAGAATTTTTGACAGAAGAAGATACGTATGAATTAGATAAAATTTTCTGTGACTTTTATAATAGATTATTGGAGAAAAATATTACTCCCGATAATGTTGTAGAGAATCAAAAACAGGTAACAGATGAATTTATAGGATTACTTATTGAAAAAATTAAAAATCCAATTCAACAACAAATCAGTAATTTCTCGTATAAAAAAGTAATAAAAACATCTAATGATGTAGGAATAACAGACTCATATAGAACATTTAAGGCTGTTTATAATTACTTATTGTACTTGGCGCATGCGGGTATTATTCCTGATGATGTAATAAATTGCACGGATAGTAAAACTGCTACAACTCTTTATGAGAAGCTAATGTGCGATGTAAATAAATCAAATCTTAAAAATTTATTAAAACCATTACAGGAGTTTTACACATTAACTAAACTAATTTATACAGTAACTCAAGCAAATGGTCTAGATGATGTTGGAAATTGGGGAGAAATAGCTAAAGCTCATGATCTTCCAGCTTTGTATGATGTGTTAGGAGAATAA
- the ychF gene encoding redox-regulated ATPase YchF, whose product MALTAGIVGLPNVGKSTLFNAITKAGALAANYPFATIDPNVGIVEVPEHRLNKLTELVEPKKTVPTSFEFTDIAGIVKGASKGEGLGNKFLSHIREVDAICQVVRCFEDENITHVAGGVDPLYDIEVINLELILADLESVEKRIGRVEKQAKQKDKDAVAEFAVLAKVRDILKEEKPARLLELDKEEQKIAKGLHLLTMKPMLYVANVSEDDLLDVDSNKHVASVREFAAGEGSQVIVVCAKIEEEMASLEDEEKAMFLEELGIDESGLDKLIKASYSLLGLATYFTAGVQEVRAWTFKKGMLAPECAGIIHSDFERGFIRAETVSYDDLVEYGSMPKAKEAGRVRLEGKEYEVKDGDIMLFRFNV is encoded by the coding sequence ATGGCATTAACAGCCGGAATAGTAGGATTACCAAACGTAGGAAAAAGTACACTTTTTAACGCAATTACAAAAGCAGGAGCATTAGCAGCGAACTATCCTTTCGCAACAATTGACCCAAACGTAGGAATTGTAGAAGTACCAGAGCACAGATTAAATAAATTAACAGAATTAGTAGAACCTAAAAAAACAGTACCAACATCATTCGAATTTACAGATATTGCTGGTATCGTAAAAGGTGCATCTAAAGGAGAAGGGCTAGGAAATAAATTCTTAAGTCACATCCGTGAAGTAGATGCAATTTGTCAAGTTGTTAGATGTTTTGAAGATGAAAATATTACTCACGTTGCTGGTGGAGTAGATCCATTATACGATATCGAAGTTATTAACTTAGAGTTAATCTTAGCAGACTTAGAAAGTGTTGAAAAACGTATCGGACGTGTTGAAAAACAAGCCAAACAAAAAGATAAAGATGCTGTTGCAGAATTTGCAGTACTTGCTAAAGTACGTGATATTCTTAAAGAAGAAAAACCAGCTAGACTTTTAGAATTAGATAAAGAAGAGCAAAAAATCGCAAAAGGATTACATTTATTAACAATGAAACCTATGCTTTATGTTGCTAACGTAAGTGAAGATGATTTATTAGATGTCGATTCTAACAAACACGTAGCGAGTGTACGTGAGTTTGCTGCAGGTGAAGGAAGCCAAGTAATCGTAGTTTGTGCAAAAATCGAAGAAGAAATGGCTTCATTAGAAGATGAAGAAAAAGCAATGTTCCTTGAAGAGTTAGGAATCGATGAAAGTGGATTAGATAAATTAATCAAAGCAAGTTACAGCCTTCTAGGATTAGCAACATACTTCACAGCTGGTGTCCAAGAAGTACGTGCATGGACATTCAAAAAAGGTATGTTAGCTCCTGAATGTGCGGGGATTATCCACTCTGATTTCGAACGAGGATTTATCCGTGCTGAAACAGTAAGTTATGATGATTTAGTTGAATACGGAAGTATGCCAAAAGCTAAAGAAGCTGGTCGTGTTCGTCTTGAAGGTAAAGAATATGAAGTAAAAGACGGCGACATAATGTTATTCAGATTTAATGTATAA